A stretch of DNA from Coriobacteriia bacterium:
GAGAACACCGGAGCGCGGAAGAAGTACCAGCTTTGCCGCCAGTGCAACTGACCGCGAATCGTTCCCATGTAGCCGGTGCTCGCACCCATCACCGCCATGGGACGCCCGACCAGCGTCGGGTCGCCGAACGGCCGTGACAGCCAGTCTACGGCGTTCTTCAGGAAGCCCGGCACTCCGTAGTCGTATTCGGGCGACACCAGCAAGACGCAGTCGGCGGACTGGATCGCAGCCTTGGCGTCGAGTACGACTTGGGGCGGCTCGGCCTCCTCGTCCTGGTCGAAGAACGGGAAGTCCCGAATGGCCACTTGGAAGACCTCGAGGCCTTCAGGAGCGTGCGCAATCACGTTGTCGAGGAGCTTCTGGTTGTAGCTGCCCTTGCGCCGAGAACCGCAAAGCGCAGCGACTCGAACCGTCATCGGCTACTCGATTGTGACGTGCGAACCATCGCAGTACGGCGGGTTCTTGGTCAGTCCGCAACTGCAGATGGCCACCGTTCCGGCTTCCTTGATGTCGAACGCGAGCGGCGTGATTCCGCTGCCCTGGTGAGA
This window harbors:
- a CDS encoding NAD(P)H-dependent oxidoreductase, whose amino-acid sequence is MTVRVAALCGSRRKGSYNQKLLDNVIAHAPEGLEVFQVAIRDFPFFDQDEEAEPPQVVLDAKAAIQSADCVLLVSPEYDYGVPGFLKNAVDWLSRPFGDPTLVGRPMAVMGASTGYMGTIRGQLHWRQSWYFFRAPVFSEAELAIAFSAESFDESGTLVNERYVASLDHYLVTLTAWLQRRCSPPG
- a CDS encoding CDGSH iron-sulfur domain-containing protein gives rise to the protein MTRFENDESKSHPLVTELGEGTYYWCQCGKTRTVPYCDGSHQGSGITPLAFDIKEAGTVAICSCGLTKNPPYCDGSHVTIE